The segment TATTCCAGAAGAAAATCAAAGTAGACGCTATTTTGAGGCACGATTTTCAAAGGCATTATTGGGTGGTTTGAATGAAAGAGATTTTGAAGCCTTGAATCATTTTTTGCAAACCATAAGAAGATTAGACACGGATGGTGCATTCGCGAGTCAATTACCCACAGCAGATGTAATGACATTGCAAGATGCTGTTAAAGTTGTGAATGTGGTGCGTGGTTTTGGAGATGATAATCCTATCGTCAATGGATATAGAGGGCCATTGCGTAAAAAAAGCCCTATTGTGCCAAGAAAGGATAGAGACGACACGCCTATCAAAGAGGATGATAATAGTCGTGCAAAACCACTATCATTAAACCCTGGGGTTATGAAAGCTTCTGCGCCGATACCCGTGGATGAACAATTAGATAAAGCATTGCAAGGAAAAACACCGGATACATTTAGAATTGATAGAGGCGTTAATGATGGTTTTTCTGCAACAAGAGCAGATATTCCTTTTGTGAATTCTGTTTCTGGCACCGCATTTAGCTTGTCGGTGATGTTACACTTCTTCTTAGAGGAAAATAAGGGGCAAGAAGGTTTAGAAGCAGAAGTTGATAGCATCATAAGAGCATTTATGGGACACATGTGCGGAAAAGGCTATCATAGTATGGGAGAAATGATTGAGGTTTTGCGAGATCCTTCGGTGCAAAATTTATTTGCGCAGCATCAAATAGCTTTAAATTTAGATTTTAATTCAGATACAACACGCGATACCTTTAAAGCTGCGGCAAGCTACAGCAAAACAATCAATATCAAAAGAAAGTTCAGCGAAGAGCTTGTGGTACAGCATCAACAAAAAATGGAAGATGGCTGGAACATTCAACCCATAGACGCTAAACAATATTTACAAAAAGTTAGAGATAAAGAGGCTATTATTATTGATGCACCTCATACCATCATCAACAATGGTATATTTTCACATGAATATATTGGTGAAATCTGTGAGCTAGTTGGTAATTATAATCTTGCGGAGAATGTTGCCTTTCCTCCAGAGCGATTAGCATTATTTCATACAACCGCATTTATTGAAACAGAGATTCAAAGAGATCCAGATGCCAGTGAGATAGAAAAGCGCGCAGAAGATGATTTGTATTCGATGGTTTATGATGAATTTTATCCAAGTGTATTGGAGAAGATTAATGCTTCTAAAGATCGATTTGATGCACTACAAGATTTAATATTTAATGACGCGCGCACTACCATAATGAATTATTCAAATGGTAATTATGATGCAAGTGTCAGAGCGCAAATCAAAGATCCTTTTTTCTTAGAATGTTTAGACTATCTAGATAAAATTCAAACAAGATTTCTTGAGAATAAAGTATCCCATGGCCAATATAAAGAAAATGCTGACTTGGGCAGCATTATGATTAGAGCGCTTTTTACCAAGATGTATAATCGTGAAATGGGTCAAAAAATAGCCAGTATTGTAGATGAGGTTGGCAATGATATTATCAAGAAAAAACAATATCCTCGTATGTCAGTGCACGCAAGAGACGATCGTCATACTTATATGATGATGGGCGCACCTGCTTGTGGCAAAGGAGTAGCTTTAGGTAGGGCCGCTATATTAGCAGAAGAAACACATCAAGTTGCTTGGCGTGATGTATGTAAAATTAACACAGACGACCATAGAGCTATCGTAACCCAAGGACAACATCTTGGACAAGACACAAAAATTCATGCTCAGCTCAGTAATGTTGAATCAATGATCATTACATCAATTGCGAATCAAAAATATAATCAGAAATTAAAATCAGGTGGTGCGCCTCATTTATTGATAGATACTGTGATGCCTTTGATGAGAAAATTCAATATAGGTTTGGAGCAAGATGGACAGTTGCATGTCTTTGCTGTTACGGCTCCTGTAGACGAATCCCTCAAACGCATGGTTGCTCGTGGACAGGATACGGGGCGATATGTGAGTTCAAACTATGTGATTCAAGCACATCAGTCTGTTAGCAATGATTTGATTAAGAATTTATGTAGCCTAACAGATGCGGGCAAAAATTTTGATTTTGTTATATTAGACACCCATGTTCCATTAGGATCAGATCCTATTGTCGTGATGGTGGGGGATACAGCGCTTAAAAAATTACTCATTTTCGATGAAGATGCAGCGGCATACTTCTATGGTAAAAAAAATATAGATACCAACGGAAGGAGTATGGCTCAATTATATCAAGATAGACCTATGATGGATAATGGTTATTTGGATGTGTTTAAGGCAAGTGGCTTTGAGGTTGCACTCCCAAGTCAGAGCATAAATGCTTCTTCTTTTATATCTGAACCAGAGCCAGTATCCCCCACATCAAATCGACAAACATTGCTGCTGAAATTTGATCAGACTAAAAGTGTGGAAATACCCAGTGTTAAGCAAACATCTGGTCTAGCGATAGATCTTAAAAAAACAGAAGAAAAAAAGGGACCAATTATACGGTGATTATAATTTTTTTGAAGTTAAATAAATGAAAAAGGTGATATATGCCTAAGAATATTGACCCAAGCAAAAGTGATGAAAAATCTAACGAGGCGCATACTCAAGCGCTTAAGAAGAAAAAATCTATGCTTAAAGTATTTGAGCATGGTCAATTTATGCCAGAAAGAGAAACGGCTGCCGCACAAGATTTATATACAAGGGTGAGCAATGGTTCTATGAGTGAGGATTCATTGATTGATTTTCAGAACGATAGTATGAAACCCGCTGCTGGAAGATAAATAAAATGAGCGAGAATTTTGTTGTTGTGTCTGATTTTTACGCCCCATCTTTTAGATGCCATTACTCTCAGTGCTTCAACGCTTGCCTTATAAGATAGTTTGAATAGATTGTTTTAGTACCTCTACTAATGCTTCTGGATGCCCATGAAAGGGACAGTGATCGGTTTTTAATTCATAGACACGAGAGACATTCCCTCGTTGAATCATGCGTTCTTGATCATAAGGTAAGAGAACCCTATCGTCTAGGCATTTGACATATGCTTTAGCAACAGAGCCAAAACCTTCAGGCGATAAAAATTTTATTTTTGTGCTAAATGCTTTAAGAGGTTCTGGAATCATAGATTGAAGTTCTTTTTCAGCAATTAGAGGCGGGCAGCTATTATAAATCAGAGATTTTGCTCTATCAGATCGCTTAATTTCGATCTTATTTAAAGCGGGATATGATATTGCTTCTGTTGAAATACCTGGGTTACTAATAGTAGCGGCAATATCAAATAAGCATTCATCGGATTGTGGTATAAAAGCAGCAATATAAATCAGTTGCTTGATGAGATGTGGTTGATTTTCTGCAACTTGAGAGATAGTTAAGCCCGCTAAACTATGTCCAATAACAATGCAAGGTTCACCAATAGACTTGAGATAATTTTCTAGGGTAGTTACATAGTCGTTCAGTGTGAGTCGCTTGTAAGTCGAGGAGTTTTCAAAAATGCGACCTGGCATATTAATAGCGTGGACAGTGCCCAGCGTTTGTAAGCCTTTTAATATTTGTTTCCAGCATGAAGCTGTGTGCCACGCGCCATGAACGAGAACGATATGCATAGTTTTAAGAGGTATGTAGTTACTGTAAAGGAATAGTATATCTGCTGAGGCTTGATTTTTCACCTAGAGAGAAGGGGGGATTTGAGTGAAGTCCCCCTATTTGTCGCTATATGTAAGGATTATTTGTATGAAGATATCGCTTCATATATGTTGTAGCCAAGATAGTAAATGCTTTGGGCAGGGAGGATCACAAAAGCACAAGGAATACCAATAAGGAATCCTGCCGTTGCTCCTACAGTATCAACACCTGCTTGAAAGCCTGTTGAAAAATTAATAGGGGCATTGGGATCAACAGGAATCAGCAGGTTGATGCTATTAGCGCCCGATACAAAGGTTTGTTCTTGATTTGATAATACTCTCATTTTTTAACACCATAAAAGCTAACTAACAAATAACAGGTGGACATGGTAGCGGTTTATGATATTAATATCAAGTCTACCAACTAGAATATTTGACAGCTTTGAACTCAAATGTTAGTTTGGCCTTTTTATCCCGTTTTAAATTAGGGTGAAGTTATATGTTGTCTTCTTTCACGCCAACAGATTCTTGTGTTGAACCAGATATCCATCCCCTACAGAGTCGCTTGCTAGGCTTATTAGATCAAACTTGGGATAAATGCGAAAAAAATTCTGTAGGTGTAGATAATCAAGAGCGATATGCAATGGTAGCACAAGTGCCACGTGTTGTAGAAAACAGGGCTAAAGCCAACATAGCATTTGATGCGATATCAAGTGAATTGAACAATATTCATAGTGACGAAGCTGTACTTGCTTTTTTAGAAAGCCCCTTGATAAAAAGCGAAGGGCTATTTTTTAGGATATTAAGAGGAAAAATCAATAAGTACCTTGTTCCTGATTTTGAGCCTGAAGTACAGGAGAAGATTCGTTATCAGAAATAATATCCGTTTATTATCTGCGAAATGAGTCCTTATTGAAGGATAAATTTGTATTGGGCTCAGGGCTTATAGCGTCTTCTTTGGTTGCAACAACAACACCTTTGCTAAAACATATAGGTTCTGCAGATATAGAGAGTGTGCTCACACTGTAATCTTGTGCTTCATCTTGTATTGTTGATGAAGATGTTGTTAATGAAGATAATATTGCCAATGAGAGATTTTCCAATTGATACTTCTCTAACTCATGTGCAAGCACATTAATCTGATCGCTAAACACTCCAATCTTAGATTGAGCAAATAAAGTAAGTGTCGATCTTAGAAGTGCTTCGCATTTTTGAGGACTGTTTAATTTCACTCTGCTATAGAGCGCTATCAAGTCATTAAAACATAAAATGCTTTTATCGGCATCGCCCTGGTATTGCAAAGCAACAAGTTGTAATAACAATAATTCTAAATGAATAATGTCTCGTTCTTCTTGAGGAGAGATAGAGTCTAATCGCTTAAATGCTAATTGAATATATTGCAAAGCAAATTCTGTATTATGAGATTCAGGTAATAGATAAAAATTTGCAGCAAATACTAGACTGAAAACGATCATGGATTTGTTTTCTAGTCTGGATGCAGCGCCCATATAAGACAAAGAGATACGAAATGCTTCGGCAGCTTTAGGGTGATTGCCAGACTCATAGCTATGTTTTGCATAGACTAAGAGCATGGTTAAGACTTTTGTTTGAGCGCTTGTTGCACAGGCATGGGCCGTTTTTTCAAATAATGATAAATCATTGAGTAGTGTGAAGGCGGTGCTCCACTCTCTTTTTTCCATCAATAATAAAAATAACTGGGAAATAATAGAAACGAGAAGGGGATGCACATTATTATTATCATTTTCCAATTCATCAGAACTGACAGATAAGTAGAGTTGATATGCATTTTTTAAGGCTTGAATGGCTGCATCTATATTTTTATTCATTCGATGAAGCTGGCATAAATGATACTGTATTTCTAGGTTAGAATTCAGATAGTGAATGATGCCGATAGCGCCATTACTGCGCCATCTTGTCAGTGTATTTTGGCAAAATTGTAATTGTGTGTATCCTGCCTGGGTATCATGTTGTTGTATATATAAAGTAGCTAGTAATAAGTTGCTTTCCATCCACTTAAGATCATAGCCTTGCTCATCATTTCCGTGACAATAAATTAATTCACCAATAGCCTCGGGTATTTTATCTAGTAATACATAAGCGCGTGCTCTTAAGTAATAAGAATTAATACTTGTATATTCAGCACTAGGTGATAGTTGCTCCAAGATTTTTAGGGGCGCATTTAGTTGTAAATAACAATCACACAACCAGCTTTGCACTTGGCGATAGAACTCTCTTTTCTTCTTTGCTTCAGTTGTCTGGGATAAGGAGGAGGGCGTTAATCGCTCAAGCGCGACAAGATAGTCATTTGCAGCGCTCTGATATTGTTGATTGCGGAAAGAATCCTTCGCTTGAAGGAGCAAGCTTTTGAGGTCAATTGCTCCGTGATTCTGGGTCGTAGTTGTCAATGTGCGCTTGTCGCCTAGCATTTTATTTTAGTCCCTGACATTGAGGGGTATTGATGCTGAAACATTTTTTATGTATTGACATTCAATAATTTCATACAGCTAAATAAGCGACTACTCTATCACAAGGCAGAGATAGATTTCACTATAATTTTTAGAGTATATGCACCAGACTATTTTATATGGTAGCTGTGTGCCTTTGCTAGGCTTTCTCTTCTTGTTCTTTCTACAAAGCTTAGGTTGCCATCTTCGGCTATCGCTTCGTTCTCTTCTTTTTCAGTGTTATAGCTTAAAAGAACAGAAGGCGGATTAATGACTGGAGGTAGTGCGCTTGTTGATTGTGCAGACGTTTCTATAGATAAAATATCTAAAAGCATATTGGTTGCAATAATAGGTAGTTGTATTTTCTCTAGCTCAATTTTAAAGATAGCGATTTGATTTTGGAATGTAAGATTATCGGTTGCGTCAAAAAGTGGTAGTAATTTTTCAAGCAAAGTACAAAGGGATGAAGGAGAGTCTATTTCTGCCTTTAGCAGCATTAATTGATTGAATATTGTGATAGCATCTGCTGTTTTATCTAGTTGCTGTTCGCAGATGAGTCGCATCAATAATATTTCAATGGTTGCAAGCTTCTGTTGGTCTCTTGGTAAAAAAATAATATTTTTTTGAGCAATATTCAAAAAAAGTAAAGCTAGGTCGATTCTTTTACTTGTAGGTTGTAAGTAAAGATTAGCTGCAACGATACAAACTTTGCAAATAAGTTCTTTGGGAATAATGTTTTGCTGCGCCCAAGAGAGCGCGCGGTTCAATTGTTCGACAGCGATTAATATGTTGCCTTGCTCATAATTAAGCTTTAGTCCGATTAAGTATGCATTGAATGCTTTGGTTTTGGCTTCTAAACTGGCGTAGGTTATTTCTTCATCCATCAGTTCTACCAGTGATTGATGTACTTCCAAAATTTCAGTGATATCTGATTTTTTATTTAATAAAAGCAGTAAGGTTGCATTGGCGGAGAGTATATTAAGTTTTATATCTTGATCAATGAGTGTGCTAAATTCTTGCTTATATTGTTTGTACAGATGAATGGCTTTTTGCAAACTATGAATGGCTAAAGAAATATTGCTTTCAGCACGATAGATATTACTGGCGTGACAGAGACATTCAATTTGAGTAATCAGAAAATATTTTGTTGTGCGATTTGCTACTGGAAGATCAGAAAGATAATTAGTAATAATAGATAATAATCCTTTGGCTTGAGTGAATTGGTGTTCTTCAATTAAAAGTGGTATTAACCAGAAAGCGGCTTCTATGGCTGCTAATTGCTGAAAATCATTTTTTTCAAGCGGTGCTGTTGCTTGTTGAAGTTGCATTATAGCTTCTGTTCGCTTTCCCAATTGTAAAAATGCTCTTGCTTTTAATATTAAAGTCTCGCATTGAGTATGATCATTTTCAAGAGAGGGATAATTTTTAATTGTTGTTAATGCATCTGCTGCGTGCAAAGTGGATATTTGGCATTTTACAAGTGCGAGTAATGCTTTATGGTAAAGCAAAGACAACCTAGGCCCTAAAGGCTTGTTAAGCCGAGTCGTTTGAGCGCTTATCTCATGAATAGCTGCTTTATAGTGTAATTCAGCTGTTGAGTAGTCATTTTTAGCAAAAGCAGTATTTGCAGTCAATAATTCTTCTTTAAAATCAATGATTTTTGTGTGTTTTAAGCCATTGAGCATTGACTGATTTCCCCATTGATTGACTGTTATTTAGAGTCTGTTCTCACACAAGATTACATCGAGCTAGTTGAAGAAATCAAAATATTAAAGATAAACGGCATAGCTTTATCGACCAAAGGTTGTTTTATTCATAGGAATAGATTTTCTACTTTAAAAAAATATATTGAATTTTTCTTTGATAATTAAAATTTTTTGGCAACCATCTCTTTTTTATTACAGTTTATCTGGAATCATTACAGTCTTGGATTAAATATTGTTATAAGTATTCTAAATAATTTATTAAACAATATGGTTTCTTACGGGTGAGGTACTATGTCTAATGATGGGCCAGTTAAAATTGAAGATAAACAAATAATTGATATGCCATTTTTATATCCTGATCGCATTTTGGAATTATCGAAAAAATCAGCGTTATCTTCGAAAATAGAGATAGAGCCAGCTGTAAAAGCCACAGCAAAAGAAGTTATTGAAAGTAGCATGGACAGTATAGACGATGAATTTGATCTATCAGAAGATGAACTTGAGTTTTTATCGCCTGGAGAAGCATCAGAATCCCAAGCACGTGTAGACCTATCTTCCAAAGCAGCGGATGATATCGTCATAGAAGAGCATAAATTGAGTCTGCTTGATTTTCTGATTGCTCGTTCTGGCTATCCTATTCAGGATATTGAAAATTATTCTGAGCACTATCGCTTGCAATTTGAAAATATTATTCTAGAAAAAGATGGTATTTTTGAAAAATTCTTTTTGGCAGTTCAAAATAATATTGAACTGCTATCAGCAGAAAAAGGCAATGAAAAAAAATCTAAGGCAACGATCACAAAAGAAGCAAGAGAGAAAGCTTTGGTTGATTTTGGTCCAGCTATTTTTAGTAGATTGGGCGCCTATTATGCCAAAGATAGTAAATACTATTTTGAACAAAATGAATTAGCGGTTGAATTATCTGCCTATTTTTTAAAACAATTATATCAAACACCCGTTGTAGCAAAGAAGATGCTTCAGTCGCACAAAAATAAAGTTGATGCGCACCATAAAATTAAATTAGCTGAATTGCAAGAGAGATTGCCAACTACTTTTTACGGGGAAATTAGTGAGCTTGCTCTGATTAAAGATGATTTTGATTTATTTTTATTGTCTCCAAGCGTTCTTTCATTAGCTCAAAACCAACCATTCAAGTTTGTTGAACCATCGTTTAGCCGAGGATCTTTGTTGCTTGAATTACAAGAAGTATTAGAAAGGTCGCACAATCTTTTTAGAGTCAAACATGGCTGTTCTCAACGAGACATGTTGAGCAGCGTTTCTTCAGATGTTGAATATTATGATATTTGGTCAGAAATTGAAACTCCAGAGCATGAATTAGCAGAGAGATTCTCGCGCATAAGCTTTGAACGAGAAACTGAAATGCTACCATCAGAGTTTTTAAATATAAAAATCAGATATTTTAGTGATTTTTTATTTCAAAATAATTTTGACTTCAATATTTTGAACAATTTAAACGCAGTTGAAAAAATATATATAGTAAAGAAATTTGTTATAGATACTGTTAATAATATATTAAAGCCAAACCTTTTATCTGAGATAAAAGCGAACGAGGGCAAAATCAAAGCTGTTAAATTGCAATTAACACAAGCAAGAAAAAGGGTAGAGGATAAATACCTTAAGGATAATCACGGAGGAAAAGCGCTAAAAGATCTTTCAAAAGAATTAGGAAAAGGTGCTGCAGAGATTTCTGCTAACATAAAAGCGCAAGTAGAGGTCGATGAAGAATGTATCCGTCTAAATGGAACGTTAGTTGCTTTAGAAAATAAACAAGCACTAGCGTCTTTAGATGCGATTGAAAAAGCTGCACAAGAATTTAAAGATGAATTTATTCATTTGTATCATCCTGAGATTTTAGTTGTAAAAAAAGCGCTTGAAAAAAGCTATAAAGAACTATGTGATGCTCAAAAAGCTACAGAAGTTTTTTTGAAGACTGGCGGAACAACAAGTTGTTTGACATTTTTGCCAATTAAAATTTCTAGTGATTCTCCTGGTCCTGATAGGTATGAGTGTTTAGTTGCGATGGCAGGAGCAGAAATTCAAGAAACAGATGATGCTATTAATGCACACGCTTTATTAGAAGCGTTCTCAGCAGGGTTAGAGCAATTTAATGATTTTACTTTCCGTTATGTTGGTCAAAGCTCTCATGCTTTAGATTTATTGTTAAAACAGATTGGAAAAGGTTTGTCTGGCAGAGAATACGCTCTTTCTTCAATGAAGCAGGACATTTTGCCTGTGTATGAAAAATCTTGTGCAGAAAAACGCTTAATCAATGAATTAATTGCTTTGTTTTCTTCGTATGGTGAGCAGGTACAAGTATTAGGTTGTGATAATATTGCATTGCCAAAATACATTGATACGACACCGGAAAGGCAGAAGGCACTTGCGCCAGTTGTCGAAGAGCCAGTATGTGATGATAAAAAAGCAAAGAAAAAGCAAGCGTCTAACAAAGAAGACTCTTCAAAGAAAGGCTCAAATTATTTTACAATTGATGCAAAGCTTTCAAATGAGAAAGATGATATCACTTATCTTTCCGCAGAGCATATTACCTGTTGTTCGTCTTGCCAAGCACAAAAACCAGCTGTGATGACGGTTTTGTTCAATGCTTTAAGACAATCGGAAAAATTAGCAGAAAAACAACGTGTATTATTATCTGCAATGCCCGTCAAAGAGGAAGAAAAGGTTAGCATTGTGAATGCTGATGCAAGACATTGTGGCATGCAAAGTGGTGTTATTGAGAGTAAAGACGCTCGAAAAACACTCGTTTGTTCTATGTAGATAGAGCACTAGAATAACTTGCCAAGAAGAGGTATTGGAAACAGTACCTCTTTTTTTGTTTATATTTTTAGTACTAATTTGTTATATTGTCTTTTTATAAAATTCTGATAAATAAGACAAAGTAGTATGACTCAATTATCTAAATTCTTTTTATTTATCCTATTCTTTTCACTGTCTGCTTGTAATCATACGCCTTCGCTTGGCGAAAGAATGATCCTTAAAGGTTCTCATACACAAGCATTGGGTGAAAAATGGACAGAAGGGCATCAGTTAGTAGAGAAAGGCAATAAGCAAATCAAAAATGGCAAGGAAATGGTCAAAAAAGGTGAGCACCTTGTAGACAAAGGAAAAGCCAACATTCGAGCAGGACAGAAGATGGTCAAGCAAGGGCAAAAAATGATGGAAAAAAGTGAGTCATCCTTCCAAGAATAAGTGTTTATATATGAAAGAAAAAAAGATTATATTTCAAAATATTTTTGGAGAAAAGTGGCAGCACTTACCTGAAGTTTTTAAAAAGCATTATGCTGTTCGCGAATACAGCAATGACAAAATAACCTCTACAGGGACTATCACAGTGCGCCTCTCATGGCTTACTAAGTTGTTCAGTCCATTTATGAGTTGGATGGGA is part of the Candidatus Berkiella cookevillensis genome and harbors:
- a CDS encoding alpha/beta fold hydrolase, with amino-acid sequence MHIVLVHGAWHTASCWKQILKGLQTLGTVHAINMPGRIFENSSTYKRLTLNDYVTTLENYLKSIGEPCIVIGHSLAGLTISQVAENQPHLIKQLIYIAAFIPQSDECLFDIAATISNPGISTEAISYPALNKIEIKRSDRAKSLIYNSCPPLIAEKELQSMIPEPLKAFSTKIKFLSPEGFGSVAKAYVKCLDDRVLLPYDQERMIQRGNVSRVYELKTDHCPFHGHPEALVEVLKQSIQTIL